Proteins co-encoded in one Nicotiana sylvestris chromosome 7, ASM39365v2, whole genome shotgun sequence genomic window:
- the LOC104227340 gene encoding thioredoxin H9-like, which yields MGITDMVHSLFSCFKTRSTNNDDDSSHNVEFAGGNVCLITTKESWDQKLAEANKEGKIVIANFSASWCGPCRMIAPFYCELSEKYLSLMFLTVDVDELTEFSSSWDIKATPTFFFLKDSQQIDKLVGANKPELQKKITAIADTQVVCETQPQ from the exons ATGGGGATTACTGATATG GTACATAGCCTTTTCTCTTGTTTCAAGACACGGTCCACAAACAATGATGATGATTCATCCCATAATGTCGAGTTTGCTGGTGGAAATGTGTGCCTTATTACTACGAAAGAAAGTTGGGATCAGAAGTTGGCAGAAGCAAATAAAGAGGGCAAAATT GTTATTGCGAATTTCAGTGCTTCATGGTGTGGTCCATGTAGAATGATTGCCCCATTCTACTGTGAGCTGTCTGAGAAATATCTTTCTCTGATGTTTCTAACAGTCGATGTTGATGAGCTTACA GAATTTAGTTCATCCTGGGATATCAAAGCAACTCCAACTTTCTTTTTCCTCAAGGACAGCCAGCAGATTGACAAACTTGTAGGGGCCAATAAACCAGAGCTGCAGAAGAAAATAACCGCGATTGCAGACACACAGGTAGTATGTGAGACGCAACCGCAGTAA